A DNA window from Acidobacteriota bacterium contains the following coding sequences:
- a CDS encoding glycoside hydrolase family 47 protein, protein MHNILRKQFRLIVLSLSAAAILLSSANAQTVDRKAMAENVKAEFLHAWNGYKQYCWGHDDLKPLSKTCRNWYGQSILMTPVDALDSMYLLGFKKEADTTREYITKNLSFDKDISVQNFEITIRILGGLLSSYQITGDKKLLALADDLGTRLLPVFDSPTGLPYKNVNLKTGKTSGVVSNPAETGTLLIEFGTLAKLTGKQVYYDKAKRALVETYNRRSPIGLIGTNINVETGKWTNPDSHVSAEIDSYYEYLLKCAILFGDKDCQKMWDEGIAAVNLHLRDEVNGGLWYGHSDMNSGKRTETTTGALDAFFPGLLALGGDLNRARALQDSMFKMWQVNGIEPEVYNYKTGKTESAGYPLRPEIVESTYILHYYTKDPKYLTMGKQMFEDLVKYTRHDVAYAGLKSVVTKEKTDYMHSFLFAETFKYFYLLFAPEKTLDFKNIVFNTEAHPIKKTWK, encoded by the coding sequence ATGCACAACATTCTGCGAAAACAGTTTCGGTTGATCGTTCTTTCACTATCTGCGGCAGCAATATTGCTGTCATCAGCGAATGCTCAGACCGTAGATCGTAAAGCAATGGCTGAAAATGTTAAGGCTGAATTCTTACACGCCTGGAACGGCTACAAGCAATACTGCTGGGGCCACGACGACCTCAAGCCGCTGTCTAAAACCTGTCGTAATTGGTACGGGCAGTCTATATTGATGACGCCGGTCGATGCTCTGGATTCGATGTATTTGCTCGGGTTTAAGAAGGAAGCGGATACAACGCGGGAATACATTACTAAGAATCTGTCGTTCGATAAGGATATTTCGGTACAGAATTTTGAGATCACGATCCGCATTCTCGGCGGCTTGCTGTCGAGCTATCAGATAACGGGCGATAAGAAGCTGTTGGCGTTGGCCGACGATCTCGGAACGCGGCTGCTGCCGGTTTTTGATTCGCCGACCGGGTTGCCGTATAAAAACGTCAATCTAAAGACCGGAAAAACAAGCGGTGTCGTTTCTAACCCAGCCGAGACCGGAACGCTCCTGATCGAATTTGGCACCCTTGCGAAGCTCACCGGCAAGCAGGTCTATTACGACAAAGCAAAACGGGCACTCGTCGAGACCTACAACCGCCGCTCGCCGATCGGCCTGATCGGCACAAATATTAACGTTGAGACGGGCAAATGGACAAATCCTGACAGCCACGTTTCGGCGGAGATCGATTCGTACTACGAGTACCTGCTCAAATGCGCGATCCTTTTCGGCGACAAAGATTGCCAGAAAATGTGGGACGAAGGCATCGCGGCCGTCAATTTGCACCTTCGCGACGAAGTGAACGGCGGATTGTGGTACGGGCATTCGGATATGAATTCCGGCAAGCGGACCGAAACGACGACCGGTGCTCTCGATGCGTTTTTCCCGGGGTTACTAGCGCTTGGCGGCGATCTGAATCGAGCCCGTGCGCTGCAGGATTCGATGTTCAAAATGTGGCAGGTCAACGGCATCGAGCCTGAGGTTTACAACTACAAAACAGGCAAAACCGAATCCGCCGGCTACCCACTGCGGCCCGAGATCGTGGAGTCGACGTACATTCTGCACTATTACACAAAAGACCCGAAATACCTGACAATGGGCAAGCAGATGTTTGAAGATCTCGTCAAATACACAAGGCATGACGTCGCCTACGCCGGGCTGAAAAGCGTCGTGACCAAAGAAAAAACCGACTACATGCACAGCTTCTTGTTTGCCGAGACATTCAAGTATTTTTACCTGCTGTTTGCTCCGGAGAAAACTTTGGATTTTAAGAATATAGTGTTTAATACGGAAGCACATCCGATTAAAAAGACTTGGAAATAG
- a CDS encoding NAD-dependent epimerase/dehydratase family protein: MAKSKAITKAEKRILITGGTGFWGTHVVRQFLDAGEKNLKVMASSIPEWMKDAGVKAVEGSVASRDDVAKACKNVSAIFHLAGKVSRDNDDAAAMNKVHLEGTRLLCEAAREAGVATMVLASSSGTIAVSETDQVVDETFPQPIEILTRWAYYASKYYQERAALENFSGEGQKLVIMNPSLLLGPDDERLSSTKPVLDFLARKIPYTPSGGLNFVDVRDAAAAFISALEKGKHQEKYLLGGENMTFEQFFGRLERLSGVSAPMFKVPKKLAMAGSSVISSIYKNWGKPSPVAPNEVEQAEYFWYFDSTKAEEELGFSARDPQETLQDTISYIRENVLGGGVFK; this comes from the coding sequence ATGGCTAAATCGAAAGCGATAACAAAGGCAGAAAAGCGCATCCTCATTACGGGTGGAACGGGATTTTGGGGGACGCATGTCGTGCGGCAGTTCCTCGATGCCGGGGAAAAGAACCTGAAGGTCATGGCGTCGAGCATTCCCGAATGGATGAAGGACGCGGGCGTCAAGGCGGTCGAAGGGTCGGTGGCGAGCCGCGATGACGTCGCGAAAGCGTGCAAGAATGTATCTGCGATCTTTCATCTTGCGGGAAAGGTTTCGCGGGATAATGACGACGCGGCGGCAATGAATAAGGTTCATCTTGAAGGCACGCGTTTATTGTGCGAGGCGGCTCGCGAAGCCGGTGTAGCGACGATGGTCTTGGCTTCGTCGAGCGGGACGATCGCGGTCAGTGAGACGGATCAGGTCGTTGACGAGACGTTTCCGCAGCCGATCGAGATACTGACGCGATGGGCGTATTACGCTTCGAAATACTACCAGGAACGTGCGGCGTTAGAGAATTTTAGTGGCGAGGGCCAGAAGCTCGTGATCATGAATCCGTCGCTGCTGCTCGGGCCAGACGATGAGCGTTTAAGCTCGACAAAGCCGGTGCTTGATTTCCTCGCCCGCAAGATCCCGTACACGCCGAGCGGCGGATTGAATTTTGTCGATGTTCGGGATGCGGCGGCGGCGTTCATCTCGGCGCTTGAGAAAGGAAAACATCAGGAAAAATACCTGCTTGGCGGCGAGAATATGACATTCGAGCAGTTCTTTGGGCGTCTCGAAAGGCTGAGTGGGGTTTCGGCTCCAATGTTTAAAGTGCCGAAAAAACTCGCGATGGCCGGCTCGAGCGTGATCAGTTCGATCTACAAAAATTGGGGCAAACCGTCTCCGGTCGCCCCGAACGAGGTCGAGCAGGCCGAGTATTTCTGGTATTTCGATTCGACGAAGGCAGAAGAAGAACTCGGATTTTCTGCCCGCGACCCACAGGAAACCCTGCAGGATACGATCTCGTATATCCGGGAGAATGTTCTCGGCGGCGGCGTTTTTAAATAG
- a CDS encoding amino acid permease: MSDEKLVRGLGRFDFTAIVVNTVIGAGIFGLPAKVFAQIGSWSLVAFVACALIIGLIVLCYAEVASRFSTTGGPYLYAREAFGSAVGFEVGWLYWVVRVATFAANCNLLVTYLGFFVPGANEGYLRIFFVSLVVLIITAVNLIGIRESALMTNVFTIGKLLPLLVFAVVGMFFLQPANFNFEVVPDYTKFSSAVLLLIYAFVGFEASVVLSGETKEPGKTIPFGLIVGIVIVAVFYIFVQIVSIGTLPGLATSERPIADASTVFLGGFGAAFITVGALISIFGNLNVGVLSSTRMLFAMSEQKDLPAVFEKTHQKFKTPYVAIIATAIVILILTIQSSFLTAVAIATITRLIVYATTCLALPIFRRRKDIPQAPFSVPLGVGAALLSIALIIWLLTNVDFAKEGIAVVVAILIGLIIFAGSKVFVRSKTDAEPKTEDL, encoded by the coding sequence ATGAGCGACGAAAAACTTGTACGCGGCCTCGGCCGTTTTGATTTTACGGCGATCGTCGTCAACACCGTTATCGGTGCGGGAATTTTCGGCTTGCCGGCAAAGGTCTTTGCTCAAATCGGCTCGTGGAGCCTCGTGGCTTTTGTCGCGTGTGCATTGATAATTGGGCTCATCGTGCTGTGCTACGCCGAGGTCGCGAGCCGCTTTTCAACGACCGGCGGACCGTATCTTTACGCCCGCGAAGCGTTCGGCTCGGCGGTTGGTTTTGAGGTCGGTTGGCTTTATTGGGTCGTCCGCGTGGCGACCTTCGCCGCGAACTGCAACCTGCTCGTCACCTATCTCGGCTTCTTCGTTCCCGGCGCGAACGAGGGCTATCTGCGAATATTCTTCGTTAGCTTGGTCGTTCTTATCATCACCGCGGTAAACCTAATAGGCATACGCGAATCGGCGTTGATGACGAATGTTTTTACCATCGGTAAACTATTGCCGCTGCTCGTCTTTGCCGTCGTCGGAATGTTCTTCCTTCAGCCCGCAAATTTTAATTTCGAGGTCGTTCCCGACTACACAAAGTTCTCTAGTGCCGTCCTGCTGCTGATCTACGCTTTCGTCGGTTTTGAAGCCTCTGTTGTGCTCTCGGGCGAAACTAAAGAGCCGGGAAAAACCATTCCCTTCGGTCTAATCGTCGGAATCGTGATCGTCGCCGTTTTTTACATCTTCGTCCAGATCGTCAGCATCGGAACCCTGCCTGGTCTGGCAACTTCCGAACGCCCAATAGCAGACGCCTCGACCGTTTTCCTCGGCGGATTTGGCGCAGCGTTCATCACGGTTGGGGCGTTGATCTCGATCTTTGGTAATCTGAACGTTGGCGTTCTCAGCTCGACGAGAATGCTTTTTGCGATGTCCGAGCAGAAAGACCTGCCGGCAGTTTTTGAGAAGACGCATCAAAAATTCAAGACGCCGTATGTCGCGATCATCGCGACAGCGATCGTCATCCTGATCCTAACTATCCAGTCATCATTTCTCACCGCCGTCGCGATCGCGACGATCACGCGACTGATCGTTTACGCGACGACCTGTCTTGCGTTGCCAATATTTCGCAGGCGAAAGGATATTCCACAAGCTCCATTCTCCGTACCGCTCGGCGTTGGCGCTGCTTTGCTGTCGATCGCACTAATAATCTGGCTGCTGACAAACGTTGATTTCGCAAAAGAAGGCATCGCGGTCGTGGTCGCTATATTAATAGGGCTGATAATTTTTGCAGGTTCCAAGGTTTTCGTGCGTTCTAAAACAGACGCAGAACCAAAAACGGAGGATCTATGA
- a CDS encoding serine hydrolase: MRRIVSILALVGCIVSIAAAQDGGKAVEIIKPKDYKAPAMTSSADLKKLVDDAAGSVMKEFGTLKAEEFAITLIDLRDGKKFNWAEYRGEVPIYPASVVKMFYLAAIERQLEDKKVTMTKELERGLHDMIVDSSNEATQYILDVLTDTSSGAEMPQKQFEEWQNKRNRVNRWFSSMGYTNINVNQKTFCEDAYGIEQQSRNYKGQNRNMITTNATARLLAEIVTGNLNTPERTARMTNLLKRDPFLKSSDPDSQSVGFTGKLLIDRKMTDSKLWSKAGWTSKARHDAAYVETGDGLKFVIVVYTENHANEKEIIPAIAGKVIDGMRK; encoded by the coding sequence ATGAGAAGAATCGTTTCGATCTTAGCACTGGTCGGCTGCATAGTCTCGATCGCCGCCGCGCAGGATGGTGGTAAAGCGGTCGAGATCATTAAGCCGAAGGATTATAAAGCTCCGGCGATGACGTCCTCGGCGGACTTGAAGAAGCTTGTCGATGATGCGGCAGGTTCGGTGATGAAAGAGTTTGGAACTCTTAAGGCCGAGGAATTTGCGATCACGCTGATCGACCTGCGGGACGGCAAGAAGTTCAACTGGGCAGAGTATCGCGGCGAAGTTCCGATATATCCCGCGAGCGTCGTCAAGATGTTCTACCTCGCGGCCATTGAACGCCAGCTCGAGGACAAAAAGGTCACGATGACCAAGGAACTCGAACGCGGGCTGCATGACATGATCGTCGATTCGTCGAACGAGGCGACGCAGTACATTCTCGATGTGCTGACCGACACGTCAAGCGGCGCCGAGATGCCGCAGAAGCAATTCGAAGAGTGGCAAAACAAACGAAACCGCGTCAACCGCTGGTTCTCGTCGATGGGCTATACGAATATCAACGTCAATCAGAAAACCTTCTGCGAGGACGCCTACGGCATCGAGCAGCAGTCGCGTAATTACAAGGGTCAGAACCGCAACATGATCACGACCAACGCGACCGCGCGCTTGCTCGCCGAGATCGTGACCGGAAATCTCAACACGCCTGAGCGAACCGCTAGGATGACGAATTTGCTCAAACGCGACCCGTTCTTAAAATCGAGCGACCCTGACAGCCAATCCGTCGGATTCACTGGAAAGCTCCTTATCGACCGCAAGATGACGGACTCGAAACTCTGGTCAAAAGCGGGCTGGACGAGCAAAGCCCGCCATGACGCAGCGTATGTTGAAACCGGCGACGGGCTGAAATTTGTGATCGTTGTGTACACGGAGAATCATGCAAATGAAAAGGAGATCATTCCTGCGATCGCCGGGAAAGTGATCGATGGGATGAGAAAATAA
- a CDS encoding S9 family peptidase yields the protein MRTRCLLFVLMLVMPAAFFAQGSYIKPPKEIMDVLDAPVIPSTSISPTRDKIALLEPLRYPPISELAQPMLRIAGLRINPNTNGQHRQPYSVSLTLRNVADGKETKVAVPAGAQLISASWAPDGKHIAVGNVTPTGVELWIVDTATAKATKVNGVKINTAFGGFGWEDSKTISAQLVPSKRAPAPAYQNLIPSEPNIQETSGRASAIATVQDLLKTPNDERLFEYYCTSQIALIDIGGKVREIGPPALYDSASFSPDGKYILVSRIERPFSYLFPYSRFPKKVEIWDSTGKMVSLVASVPLQDSVPSGGVQTGPRGYSWVPVEPATLMWNEALDGGNPKTKVAFRDKLMKFSAPFTGTATEVLKTEHRAQGRQFGEKDGLMWFGDFNRDTATRRAFVTDYRNPVNVKKIVDLNVNDRYNDIGSPVMKQLPNGNNVIRQNGDEVFLTGTGASPQGDRPFFRRMNLKTGKIDEIWRAGTEEYETFAGMIDDNGMSFFTRKESISEPPNIFQRQACPAGQICTALAYKQITDFKDPAPQLRGIKKQYVQYKRADGTPLSFTLYLPPGYKEGTRLPAVVWAYPESFTDGSLAGQVSGSTNRFTQIGGISHLFLLLQGYAVLDNVSMPIVGTPETKNDTFVKQIVDSAKAAIDKAVEMGVVDRDRIGVGGHSYGAFMTANLLAHSDLFRAGIARSGAYNRTLTPFGFQDETRNFWEATKIYEDVSPFYFANKINEPILMIHGEADNNQGTFPIQSERLFAAISGLGGTARLVMLPLESHGYAAKESTEHTLYEMVQWMDKYVKNARPRSAASSTSKLETQDDRVITPMYLP from the coding sequence ATGAGAACCAGATGTTTACTATTTGTTTTGATGCTGGTGATGCCGGCAGCTTTCTTTGCCCAAGGCAGCTATATAAAGCCGCCCAAAGAGATAATGGATGTGCTCGATGCTCCGGTGATACCGTCGACTTCGATCTCGCCTACTCGAGACAAGATCGCTTTGCTTGAACCGCTTCGTTATCCGCCGATCTCGGAATTGGCTCAGCCGATGCTGCGTATTGCGGGCCTTCGGATCAATCCGAACACGAACGGCCAGCATCGCCAGCCCTATTCGGTCTCGCTGACGCTCAGGAATGTTGCGGACGGTAAGGAAACAAAAGTAGCCGTTCCGGCCGGGGCTCAATTGATCTCGGCATCGTGGGCGCCTGACGGCAAGCACATCGCGGTCGGTAACGTTACGCCGACCGGCGTCGAGCTGTGGATCGTCGACACGGCGACCGCGAAAGCGACGAAGGTCAACGGTGTGAAGATCAACACCGCATTTGGAGGGTTTGGCTGGGAAGATTCGAAAACGATCTCGGCTCAGCTTGTTCCTTCAAAACGCGCGCCGGCACCGGCATATCAGAATCTGATCCCGAGTGAGCCGAATATCCAGGAAACGTCGGGCCGCGCGAGTGCGATCGCGACGGTCCAGGATCTGCTGAAAACGCCGAACGACGAGCGTTTGTTCGAATATTACTGCACGTCACAGATCGCCCTGATCGACATCGGCGGCAAGGTCCGCGAGATCGGGCCGCCGGCTTTGTACGACAGTGCGAGCTTTTCGCCTGACGGCAAGTACATTCTTGTTTCTCGCATCGAGCGTCCGTTCTCGTACCTGTTCCCGTACAGCCGTTTCCCGAAAAAGGTCGAGATATGGGATTCGACCGGCAAAATGGTCAGCCTCGTCGCCAGCGTTCCGCTGCAGGACAGCGTGCCCTCGGGCGGCGTGCAGACCGGGCCGCGTGGTTACAGTTGGGTTCCGGTCGAACCGGCCACGCTGATGTGGAACGAAGCTCTCGACGGCGGCAACCCGAAAACGAAGGTCGCCTTCCGCGACAAGCTTATGAAATTCTCGGCACCTTTCACCGGCACCGCGACCGAGGTTTTGAAGACCGAGCATCGTGCCCAGGGGCGCCAGTTTGGTGAGAAAGATGGCTTGATGTGGTTCGGCGATTTTAATCGCGACACGGCAACGCGTCGTGCGTTCGTCACCGACTATCGCAATCCCGTGAACGTCAAAAAGATCGTCGACCTTAATGTCAACGACCGCTATAACGACATCGGCAGTCCCGTGATGAAGCAGCTTCCGAACGGAAACAATGTGATCCGGCAGAACGGCGACGAAGTATTTCTGACCGGAACCGGAGCCTCGCCGCAGGGCGACCGTCCGTTTTTCCGCCGCATGAACCTCAAAACCGGCAAGATCGACGAGATCTGGCGTGCCGGAACCGAGGAATACGAGACATTTGCCGGGATGATAGATGACAACGGGATGAGCTTCTTCACCCGAAAGGAATCGATCAGCGAGCCGCCGAATATCTTCCAACGTCAGGCTTGTCCGGCAGGACAGATCTGCACGGCGCTCGCATATAAGCAGATCACCGATTTCAAAGATCCGGCTCCGCAGCTTCGCGGTATCAAGAAGCAATACGTTCAGTACAAACGTGCGGACGGCACGCCGCTCTCATTCACGCTTTATCTGCCGCCCGGCTACAAAGAGGGAACTCGCTTGCCCGCGGTCGTCTGGGCATATCCGGAGAGTTTTACGGACGGTTCGCTTGCCGGACAGGTTTCGGGTTCGACAAACCGGTTTACGCAGATCGGCGGCATTTCACACTTGTTCTTGCTGCTTCAAGGCTATGCGGTGCTCGACAATGTCTCGATGCCGATCGTCGGTACTCCCGAGACAAAGAACGATACATTCGTCAAACAGATCGTCGATTCGGCAAAGGCTGCGATCGATAAAGCGGTCGAAATGGGCGTCGTTGACCGCGATCGTATCGGCGTTGGCGGACACAGCTATGGAGCGTTCATGACCGCGAATCTGCTCGCCCATTCCGACCTTTTCCGGGCAGGGATCGCACGCAGCGGCGCGTACAATCGAACATTGACGCCGTTCGGCTTTCAGGATGAAACTCGCAACTTCTGGGAAGCGACCAAGATCTATGAGGACGTTTCACCATTCTACTTCGCCAACAAGATCAACGAGCCGATCCTCATGATCCACGGCGAAGCCGACAACAACCAGGGCACATTCCCGATCCAATCCGAACGCCTCTTTGCCGCGATCAGCGGTCTCGGCGGTACGGCGAGATTGGTAATGCTCCCACTTGAATCCCACGGCTACGCGGCGAAGGAATCTACGGAACACACGTTATACGAGATGGTCCAGTGGATGGATAAGTATGTGAAGAATGCTAGACCGCGTAGTGCTGCGAGTTCTACCAGCAAACTGGAAACGCAGGATGAT